One genomic region from Quercus robur chromosome 4, dhQueRobu3.1, whole genome shotgun sequence encodes:
- the LOC126724577 gene encoding uncharacterized protein LOC126724577 → MQSPLNICFRVFKAAIFKLHLNYPHTPEQFYKNCNNEITLSPEVPLLRWLDKAAIAKGQSSLGEQEGSGEQDLEYGNGLSKSMDSLGRFENTGLSDSSREEESHEMPCTVKEVSEVKRLLTLVPIWTNFFACGLVKATGDSFFMEQSRNLLYSDSMGFMFILLSLIRYAIQFPFGWEKVRQKFGPLKRIGAGMVCSILCCIAAW, encoded by the exons ATGCAAAGCCCACTTAATATTTGTTTCAGAGTCTTTAAGGCAGCTATATTCAAGTTGCATCTTAACTACCCTCATACGCCAGAACAGTTTTACAAGAACTGTAATAATGAAATAACTTTGTCGCCAGAAGTGCCACTCTTAAG GTGGTTAGACAAAGCTGCTATTGCAAAGGGGCAATCCAGTTTGGGAGAGCAAGAAGGTAGTGGAGAACAGGACTTAGAATACGGGAATGGGCTGAGTAAATCAATGGATAGCCTTGGTCGTTTTGAAAATACTGGTCTAAGTGACAGTAGTAGAGAAGAGGAAAGTCATGAGATGCCTTGCACAGTTAAAGAAGTGAGCGAAGTAAAACGCCTTTTGACATTGGTACCAATCTGGACAAACTTTTTTGCCTGTGGTTTAGTTAAAGCTACCGGAGATTCTTTCTTTATGGAACAAAGTAGAAACCTTCTTTATTCTGATTCTATGGGTTTTATGTTCATACTGCTGTCCTTGATACGATATGCAATACAATTCCCATTTGGGTGGGAGAAAGTCAGACAAAAATTTGGCCCACTTAAGAGAATTGGAGCTGGGATGGTTTGTTCTATATTGTGTTGCATTGCAGCTTGGTAA